Proteins co-encoded in one Cupriavidus taiwanensis genomic window:
- the zwf gene encoding glucose-6-phosphate dehydrogenase, whose product MPDFDMVLFGGTGDLARRKLLPSLFDAHHAGLLHPAARILATGSQPMSSADYIASLEQTVRPALAHAPPESWDRFCARIVYVQADARVPAHFDALAEQLLSRKPEVVVCYLATAPHLFVSICEQLARTGLNTRHAPNVRIVLEKPLGHDLESNEAINSAVAKFFAEEQIYRIDHYLGKESVQNLMAIRFGNALFEPLWRREWVQDVQITIAEELGVETRGDFYDRTGALRDMVQNHLLQLLCMVAMEPPASLSEDAIRDEKIKILKALRPITPQDVAEKTVRGQYRSGAIGGKPVPGYLEEEGIAADSRTETFVAIKAEIANWRWEGVPFYLRTGKRMQSRVAEIVIHFRDVPHAIFPRPLTQSPQNRLVIQLQPEESIRLYCLVKQPGDTLELTPTSLDLDFANSFKVRRAGAYERLLLDVIRGRLGLFVRRDEQVQAWRWVEPIIDTWEASTVPPKPYTAGTWGPAASSALMSRDGGLWHEEA is encoded by the coding sequence ATGCCTGATTTCGACATGGTGCTGTTCGGCGGCACCGGCGACCTGGCGCGGCGCAAGCTGCTGCCGTCCCTGTTCGATGCGCACCACGCGGGGCTGCTGCATCCGGCCGCGCGCATCCTCGCCACCGGCAGCCAGCCGATGTCGAGCGCGGACTACATCGCCTCGCTGGAACAGACCGTGCGTCCCGCGCTGGCGCATGCGCCGCCCGAGTCATGGGACAGGTTCTGCGCACGCATCGTCTACGTGCAGGCCGATGCACGCGTGCCGGCGCACTTCGATGCGCTGGCCGAACAGTTGCTGTCGCGCAAGCCCGAGGTGGTGGTGTGCTATCTCGCCACCGCGCCGCACCTGTTCGTGTCGATCTGCGAGCAGCTGGCGCGCACCGGCCTGAATACGCGCCACGCGCCCAACGTGCGCATCGTGCTGGAAAAGCCGCTGGGCCATGACCTGGAATCGAACGAGGCGATCAACTCGGCGGTGGCGAAGTTCTTTGCCGAAGAGCAGATCTACCGCATCGACCATTACCTGGGCAAGGAGTCGGTGCAGAACCTGATGGCGATCCGCTTCGGCAACGCGCTGTTCGAGCCGCTGTGGCGCCGCGAGTGGGTGCAGGACGTGCAGATCACCATCGCGGAAGAACTGGGCGTGGAAACGCGCGGCGATTTCTACGACCGCACCGGCGCGCTGCGCGACATGGTGCAGAACCACCTGCTGCAACTGCTGTGCATGGTGGCGATGGAGCCGCCGGCCAGCCTCAGCGAAGACGCCATCCGCGACGAGAAGATCAAGATCCTGAAGGCGCTCAGGCCGATCACGCCGCAGGACGTGGCCGAGAAGACCGTGCGCGGCCAGTACCGCTCCGGCGCGATCGGCGGCAAGCCGGTGCCTGGCTACCTGGAGGAAGAGGGCATCGCGGCAGACAGCCGTACCGAGACCTTTGTCGCGATCAAGGCCGAGATCGCCAACTGGCGCTGGGAAGGCGTGCCGTTCTACCTGCGCACCGGCAAGCGCATGCAGTCGCGCGTGGCCGAGATCGTGATCCACTTCCGCGACGTGCCGCATGCGATCTTCCCGCGGCCGCTGACGCAATCGCCGCAGAACCGGCTGGTGATCCAGCTGCAGCCCGAGGAAAGCATCCGCCTGTACTGCCTGGTCAAGCAGCCCGGCGATACGCTCGAACTGACGCCTACCTCGCTCGACCTGGACTTCGCCAACTCGTTCAAGGTGCGCCGCGCCGGCGCCTATGAGCGATTGCTGCTGGACGTGATCCGCGGCCGCCTGGGCCTGTTCGTGCGCCGCGACGAGCAGGTGCAGGCGTGGCGCTGGGTCGAGCCGATCATCGATACCTGGGAAGCCAGCACGGTCCCGCCCAAGCCCTATACCGCCGGCACCTGGGGGCCGGCGGCGTCGTCGGCGCTGATGTCGCGCGACGGCGGACTGTGGCACGAGGAAGCCTGA
- the edd gene encoding phosphogluconate dehydratase, translating into MPRHPVLERVTARIVSRSSASRQAYLDRTRAMAGHKVERAQLSCTNLAHAVAAMPDAAKIRLKADERPNLAIVSAYNDMLSAHQPLAAFPQWLKEAALEAGATAQFAGGTPAMCDGVTQGQDGMDLSLFSRDVIALATAVALSHQMFDGALYLGVCDKIVPGLVMGALSFGHLPAVFVPGGPMTTGISNDEKAHTRQLYAEGKIGRKELLEAETRSYHGPGTCTFYGTANSNQMLMEMMGLHLPGTAFVNPNTPLREALTREAARQALKLVHGGERYTPVAEVLDERAFVNGIVGLLATGGSTNHTLHLIAMARVAGIVLSWDDFDELSAVVPLLARVYPNGKADVNQFQAAGGLAVVIRGLLALRLLHDDVTTIVGQGLQDYTREPVLRDGQLTWIDGPAAPLDDSIVRAADAPFAPDGGIKLLDGRLGRAVIKTSAVKPEHQVVQAPAIVFEHQDDVLHAFKRGELERDFVAVLPWQGPASCGMPELHKLTPTLTVLQDRGFHVALVTDGRMSGASGKVPAAIHVCPEALRGGAIARVRSGDMMRVDATAGTLEVLVADDEWQARTPARPDLSANRHGVGRDLFATFRRQVSTAESGACTLFSDEGEAQDARA; encoded by the coding sequence ATGCCACGTCATCCAGTGCTCGAGCGGGTCACCGCCCGCATCGTCTCCCGCAGCAGCGCCTCGCGCCAGGCGTATCTCGACCGCACCCGCGCCATGGCCGGGCACAAGGTCGAACGCGCGCAGCTTTCCTGTACCAACCTCGCCCACGCGGTGGCCGCCATGCCGGACGCCGCCAAGATCCGGCTCAAGGCCGACGAGCGGCCCAACCTGGCGATCGTCTCGGCCTACAACGACATGCTGTCGGCTCACCAGCCGCTGGCGGCGTTCCCGCAATGGCTCAAGGAAGCCGCGCTCGAAGCCGGCGCCACCGCGCAGTTTGCCGGCGGCACGCCGGCGATGTGCGACGGCGTCACGCAGGGCCAGGACGGCATGGACCTGTCGCTGTTCTCGCGCGACGTGATCGCGCTGGCCACGGCGGTGGCGCTGTCGCACCAGATGTTCGATGGCGCGCTGTACCTCGGCGTGTGCGACAAGATCGTGCCCGGCCTGGTGATGGGCGCGCTGTCCTTCGGCCACCTGCCCGCGGTATTCGTGCCGGGCGGGCCGATGACCACCGGCATCAGCAACGACGAGAAGGCACATACGCGGCAGCTCTATGCCGAAGGCAAGATCGGCCGCAAGGAGCTGCTCGAAGCCGAGACCCGCTCCTACCATGGCCCGGGCACCTGCACCTTCTACGGCACCGCCAACTCCAACCAGATGCTGATGGAAATGATGGGCCTGCATCTGCCGGGCACGGCCTTCGTCAATCCCAACACGCCGCTGCGCGAAGCGCTCACGCGCGAGGCCGCGCGCCAGGCGCTGAAGCTGGTGCATGGCGGCGAGCGCTATACACCGGTGGCCGAGGTGCTGGACGAGCGCGCCTTCGTCAACGGCATCGTCGGGCTGCTGGCCACCGGCGGCTCGACCAACCATACGCTGCACCTGATCGCGATGGCGCGCGTGGCCGGCATCGTGCTGAGCTGGGACGATTTCGACGAACTGTCGGCGGTGGTGCCGCTGCTGGCGCGCGTCTACCCCAACGGCAAGGCCGACGTGAACCAGTTCCAGGCCGCCGGCGGGCTGGCGGTAGTGATCCGCGGCCTGCTCGCACTCCGATTGCTGCATGACGACGTCACCACCATCGTCGGCCAGGGCCTGCAGGACTACACGCGCGAGCCGGTTCTGCGCGACGGCCAGCTGACGTGGATCGACGGCCCGGCCGCGCCGCTCGATGACAGCATCGTGCGCGCCGCCGACGCGCCCTTTGCCCCGGACGGCGGCATCAAGCTGCTCGACGGCAGGCTCGGCCGCGCGGTGATCAAGACCTCCGCGGTCAAGCCCGAGCACCAGGTGGTGCAGGCGCCGGCGATCGTGTTCGAGCATCAGGACGATGTGCTGCACGCCTTCAAGCGCGGCGAACTGGAGCGCGACTTCGTTGCGGTGCTGCCATGGCAGGGCCCGGCCTCGTGCGGCATGCCGGAGCTGCACAAGCTCACGCCCACGCTGACGGTGCTGCAGGATCGCGGCTTCCATGTGGCGCTGGTGACCGACGGACGCATGTCGGGCGCATCGGGCAAGGTCCCGGCCGCGATCCACGTCTGTCCCGAAGCGCTGCGCGGCGGCGCGATCGCGCGCGTGCGCAGCGGCGACATGATGCGCGTGGACGCGACCGCGGGCACGCTCGAGGTGCTGGTGGCCGACGACGAATGGCAGGCGCGCACGCCGGCGCGCCCCGACCTGAGCGCCAATCGCCATGGCGTCGGCCGCGACCTGTTCGCGACCTTCCGCCGCCAGGTCAGCACGGCCGAAAGCGGTGCCTGCACGCTGTTCTCGGACGAGGGCGAAGCGCAGGATGCGCGCGCCTAG
- a CDS encoding mechanosensitive ion channel family protein: MDLNFIDANQLEAGWSYLVRFAINQGMNCLAAILILMIGWWLSGRVGTTARAALGRTHVDATMRPLLANALQWMVRVLTIVLVLSQFGVQTASIIAMLGAAGLAIGLALQGTLQNIAAGIMLVLLRPFRVGQYIDAQGVAGTVRETGLFMTELTTFDGVCLRVPNGKLWGSAITNYSENATRRADIEATVTFDSDVQRSLEALRAMLAREPRLLAEPAAETMVVNYTQQGITLNVRYWTSNDDYWNVRFAFYERIKQVLEQAGSKLAVPIQELHVPGASSVPGVVKVADSAPSAAPRPGAASSHQPSRQPARQPG, translated from the coding sequence ATGGATCTCAACTTCATCGATGCCAACCAGCTTGAGGCGGGCTGGTCCTACCTGGTCCGCTTCGCCATCAACCAGGGCATGAACTGCCTGGCGGCCATCCTGATCCTGATGATCGGCTGGTGGCTGTCGGGCCGCGTCGGCACCACGGCGCGCGCCGCGCTGGGCCGCACCCATGTCGATGCCACCATGCGCCCGCTGCTGGCCAACGCGCTGCAGTGGATGGTGCGCGTGCTGACCATCGTGCTGGTGCTGTCACAGTTCGGCGTGCAGACCGCGAGCATCATCGCCATGCTGGGCGCCGCGGGCCTGGCGATCGGGCTGGCGCTGCAAGGCACGCTGCAGAACATTGCCGCCGGCATCATGCTGGTGCTGCTGCGCCCGTTCCGCGTGGGCCAGTACATCGATGCGCAGGGCGTGGCCGGCACCGTGCGCGAGACCGGGCTCTTCATGACCGAGCTGACCACCTTCGACGGCGTCTGCCTGCGCGTGCCCAACGGCAAGCTGTGGGGCAGCGCCATCACCAACTACAGCGAGAACGCGACGCGGCGCGCCGACATCGAGGCCACCGTGACCTTCGACAGCGACGTGCAGCGCAGCCTGGAAGCGCTGCGCGCGATGCTGGCGCGCGAGCCACGGCTGCTGGCCGAGCCCGCCGCAGAAACCATGGTGGTCAACTACACGCAGCAGGGCATTACGCTGAACGTGCGCTACTGGACCTCGAACGACGATTACTGGAACGTGCGCTTCGCCTTCTATGAGCGCATCAAGCAGGTGCTGGAGCAAGCCGGCAGCAAGCTCGCGGTGCCGATCCAGGAGCTGCACGTGCCGGGTGCGTCGTCCGTGCCGGGCGTGGTCAAGGTGGCCGACAGCGCGCCGTCGGCAGCGCCGCGGCCGGGCGCGGCGTCGTCACACCAGCCGTCGCGCCAGCCGGCGCGGCAACCGGGCTAG